A stretch of the Pseudomonas helvetica genome encodes the following:
- a CDS encoding cellulase family glycosylhydrolase: MTSFFHRPHMLLVVLLPLAIWPFSTWASDWVSSVDERSGLPMLARGGNPVVSSSFAFWGSHWEWADLPTAFKVNSPYSYSLAGKNKNLDFDVSAQIQKEDEQKLTWNIALDAHSMMPDVMGGGIVFKFDPALYNGEMGEPALLPDNRGWSWGNTQSRRIEMRFEPALASVYFEPGDKSQVRAFFYKNTIKPGRQNFKATLSLSGDVVLGPTTTERFGLADTRSWPSDTLDWKTSPVDLSFLNAHEKPAGKRGFVKVSGEQLLFADNTPARFWGTNLAAYTLFLTPDDAIKQQAKRLSALGFNLVRLHHHDSPWVIPNIFLDRHLTRDTQQLSPDSLKKIDWWIKCLKDEGIYVWLDMHVERALTANDNIYGFDEMPKDDRNDAGLKGYAYVNITIQQAMKRFAQAYLTHVNTYTGLAYKDDPAIAAVLITNENDVTQHFGNALLPDKRVPKHNRIYMAEAKAFANQHNLSASQTWRSWEPGPAKLFLNDLERRFNVDMIQHLRESGVKVPIATTSTWGGNGLNALPALTAGDLIDVHSYGGSGQLEKNPITSDGLLHWIAAGQVIGKPLTVTEWNTEPFPTPDRHSLPLYMAGTASHQGWDALIHYAYSQEPLTGEWMSASNWHAYNDPALLATLPAAALLYRRGDVREAMTTYVFAPTPSTLFNQPITPTNAVLLRTAMEKGKLQIAMPQTPELPWLQQSIISSNAQVFHDANQSLLDANASESTTDTGELKHNWKQGIYTINTPRTQAATGWIGGESISLGNIQVQVKTANASVVVQSLDSAPIGRSQDLLISLGTRAIPKDDNKTPFYVEPLEGTLTIQAPQGLTLFTHGILAQMKELPATYLDGRYTIKFDGQQMSNWLFLKKSVLQATTSGDAQTKLAETAPSSTPASQ, translated from the coding sequence ATGACCTCTTTTTTTCACCGCCCCCATATGCTGCTAGTGGTTCTCCTGCCCCTTGCTATTTGGCCGTTTAGCACCTGGGCGTCGGACTGGGTCTCCAGCGTGGATGAGCGCAGTGGCCTGCCAATGCTGGCGCGCGGTGGCAACCCTGTAGTTTCTTCTTCATTCGCCTTCTGGGGGAGCCACTGGGAATGGGCGGATTTGCCGACCGCGTTCAAAGTGAACTCCCCTTATAGCTACTCCCTTGCAGGCAAGAACAAAAACCTGGATTTCGACGTAAGTGCGCAGATTCAGAAGGAAGACGAGCAAAAGTTAACCTGGAACATTGCCCTGGATGCACACAGCATGATGCCGGACGTGATGGGCGGAGGCATCGTCTTCAAGTTCGATCCTGCCCTTTACAATGGAGAAATGGGTGAGCCGGCTTTGCTACCCGACAACCGCGGCTGGTCCTGGGGGAATACACAAAGCCGACGCATTGAGATGCGTTTTGAGCCTGCACTGGCAAGTGTGTACTTTGAACCGGGTGATAAATCTCAGGTGCGTGCTTTTTTTTACAAGAACACGATCAAACCCGGCCGCCAAAATTTCAAAGCCACTTTGAGCCTATCTGGCGATGTGGTACTCGGTCCGACCACAACCGAGCGCTTCGGGCTGGCGGACACAAGGAGCTGGCCGAGTGACACGCTCGACTGGAAAACCTCGCCGGTCGATCTGTCCTTTCTTAACGCTCACGAAAAACCTGCAGGTAAGCGCGGCTTCGTCAAAGTATCCGGCGAGCAACTGCTATTCGCGGACAACACCCCGGCGCGCTTCTGGGGCACTAACCTGGCGGCCTATACGCTGTTTCTTACGCCAGACGATGCAATCAAGCAGCAGGCCAAACGCCTGTCGGCACTCGGGTTCAATCTCGTACGACTGCACCACCATGACTCCCCATGGGTCATCCCAAACATCTTTCTCGACAGACACCTCACACGTGACACCCAGCAACTAAGCCCGGATTCGCTGAAAAAAATTGACTGGTGGATCAAGTGCCTCAAAGACGAGGGCATTTATGTATGGCTCGATATGCACGTCGAGCGAGCCCTCACGGCAAACGACAACATCTATGGCTTCGACGAAATGCCAAAAGATGACAGGAACGACGCCGGCCTCAAGGGCTATGCGTATGTAAATATCACTATTCAGCAGGCGATGAAGCGCTTTGCCCAAGCCTATTTGACCCATGTAAACACCTACACCGGACTCGCCTACAAAGACGATCCGGCGATCGCCGCCGTACTGATTACCAACGAAAACGATGTCACCCAGCACTTTGGCAACGCCCTATTACCAGACAAACGAGTGCCAAAGCACAACCGGATCTACATGGCCGAGGCCAAGGCCTTTGCGAACCAGCACAATCTATCCGCAAGCCAGACCTGGCGCTCCTGGGAGCCCGGCCCTGCCAAGCTGTTCCTTAACGATTTGGAGCGACGTTTCAACGTAGACATGATTCAACACCTACGTGAATCAGGAGTGAAGGTACCCATCGCCACGACCAGTACCTGGGGTGGCAATGGCCTTAACGCCCTACCGGCCCTTACCGCTGGCGACCTGATCGACGTCCATAGCTACGGTGGCTCTGGGCAGCTAGAGAAAAACCCGATCACCAGTGACGGTTTACTGCACTGGATTGCCGCCGGCCAAGTCATAGGCAAACCCCTGACCGTCACCGAGTGGAACACTGAACCCTTCCCGACACCCGACCGCCACTCGCTGCCACTCTATATGGCTGGCACCGCCAGCCACCAAGGCTGGGACGCACTGATCCACTATGCCTACAGCCAGGAGCCGCTAACCGGCGAATGGATGAGTGCCAGCAACTGGCACGCCTATAACGACCCTGCCCTGCTGGCCACCCTGCCCGCCGCCGCCTTGCTTTACCGCCGAGGCGACGTTCGCGAAGCAATGACGACCTATGTCTTCGCGCCGACGCCAAGCACGCTATTCAACCAACCCATCACACCGACCAACGCTGTTCTACTGCGTACCGCCATGGAGAAAGGCAAACTGCAGATCGCCATGCCACAGACGCCAGAATTACCTTGGTTGCAGCAGAGCATTATCTCGAGCAATGCCCAGGTGTTTCATGACGCCAATCAGTCGCTGCTGGACGCCAATGCCAGCGAGTCCACGACAGACACTGGCGAGTTAAAGCACAACTGGAAACAAGGCATCTACACCATCAATACGCCACGCACCCAAGCAGCAACCGGCTGGATCGGCGGCGAATCGATCAGCCTTGGCAACATCCAGGTTCAAGTGAAGACCGCTAATGCCAGTGTGGTGGTGCAAAGCCTGGACAGCGCGCCTATCGGCCGATCGCAAGACTTACTGATTTCACTGGGTACCCGTGCCATCCCCAAAGACGACAACAAAACACCTTTTTATGTCGAGCCCCTCGAAGGCACCCTGACAATCCAGGCACCGCAAGGCTTGACACTTTTCACCCACGGCATCCTTGCGCAAATGAAGGAGCTGCCCGCCACCTACCTTGATGGACGCTATACGATCAAGTTCGACGGCCAGCAGATGTCCAATTGGTTATTTTTGAAAAAAAGCGTTCTGCAAGCTACAACTTCAGGTGACGCACAGACAAAACTTGCCGAAACAGCACCATCAAGCACGCCGGCAAGCCAATAA
- a CDS encoding O-antigen ligase, with the protein MPEHFRALIVILVLAGIVFALARRPAVDLIPHHDFTRRRNLWFALTLLAFVSHSFWVYAGIAAIILTVARQRERNPLALFFLLLFLIPPAPAEIPGFGLINYFFALNHIRLLALCLLLPAFFMLRRQASTLSFGRTWPDKLLAAYLLLTSLLYLRNTTLTDNLRQTLYLFTDVFLPYYVASRALKELSDFKDALLGFVLAAMVLALIGLVEFARHWLLYNALIVALDMHWGMSSYLNRGDSLRASATTGQAIALGYVISVAIGFYLFLRESVRSRLQQCLGALLLAGGLFAPVSRGPWIGAAVMITVFIATGRKAVKRLMLLAIAGALALPLLAIVPGGQKFLDLLPFIGTVDVENITYRQRLIDNSVIVIQRNPWLGSFDYRNTPEMQSMIQGEGVIDIVNTYIALALDIGLIGLTLFVFFFATVLLGIHTAIRSFPNKDDEARRLGRALLAVLAGILVTIFTVSSITVIPVVYWSVAGLGVAYAQMVRRLKRTETASSASANLQLR; encoded by the coding sequence ATGCCTGAGCACTTTCGCGCGTTAATCGTCATTCTAGTTTTAGCTGGCATCGTTTTTGCCCTGGCGCGTCGACCAGCAGTAGACCTGATCCCACACCACGACTTCACTCGTCGCCGCAATCTGTGGTTCGCATTGACGCTACTGGCCTTTGTCTCGCACAGTTTCTGGGTGTACGCGGGCATTGCCGCTATTATTTTGACCGTCGCACGACAACGCGAACGCAATCCTCTGGCACTGTTTTTCCTTCTGCTGTTTCTCATCCCGCCGGCCCCGGCAGAGATTCCCGGCTTCGGCCTGATCAACTATTTTTTTGCACTTAACCATATTCGTCTGCTCGCATTGTGTCTGTTGTTGCCGGCTTTTTTCATGCTACGCAGGCAAGCAAGCACACTGAGCTTCGGACGCACCTGGCCTGACAAACTGCTAGCGGCCTACCTCTTGCTGACGAGCCTGCTTTACCTGCGTAACACCACGCTGACCGACAACCTGCGCCAGACGCTCTACCTGTTCACAGACGTTTTTTTGCCTTACTACGTTGCCAGCAGGGCACTGAAGGAACTCAGCGACTTCAAGGATGCTCTGTTGGGATTTGTACTCGCCGCCATGGTGCTGGCGCTTATTGGTCTCGTCGAATTTGCCCGCCATTGGCTGCTGTACAACGCGCTGATTGTCGCCCTGGACATGCACTGGGGAATGTCCAGCTACCTGAATCGTGGTGATTCATTACGCGCCAGCGCCACCACCGGCCAGGCAATCGCACTGGGTTACGTCATTAGCGTGGCCATCGGCTTTTACCTGTTCTTGCGCGAGAGCGTACGCAGCCGATTGCAGCAATGCCTCGGCGCGCTCTTACTGGCTGGCGGTCTGTTTGCACCGGTGTCGCGTGGCCCCTGGATTGGCGCAGCCGTCATGATCACCGTGTTCATCGCCACCGGCCGTAAAGCTGTCAAACGCCTGATGCTTCTGGCAATCGCCGGAGCGCTCGCCCTTCCCCTGCTGGCCATCGTGCCTGGCGGGCAAAAGTTCCTGGATCTGCTACCGTTCATCGGTACGGTAGACGTAGAGAACATCACGTACCGGCAGCGCTTGATTGACAACTCAGTGATCGTCATCCAGCGCAACCCTTGGTTGGGCTCTTTCGATTACCGCAACACTCCTGAGATGCAGTCCATGATTCAGGGCGAGGGCGTCATCGATATTGTGAATACCTATATCGCCCTGGCGCTGGACATCGGTCTGATCGGATTGACGCTATTCGTGTTTTTTTTCGCCACTGTGCTGCTCGGCATTCATACGGCAATACGCTCGTTCCCCAACAAAGACGATGAGGCGCGCCGACTCGGACGTGCGCTGTTGGCGGTACTGGCCGGGATACTGGTGACCATCTTTACCGTTAGCAGTATCACGGTGATCCCCGTGGTGTATTGGTCGGTGGCCGGACTGGGTGTGGCCTATGCTCAGATGGTGCGCAGGCTCAAGCGCACTGAGACTGCAAGCAGTGCGAGCGCCAACCTTCAACTCCGGTAA
- a CDS encoding glycosyltransferase family 25 protein: MNVIDYFDRARIINISSRKDRRLETVEEFARNGFQIDDEKIGFFEAVTPSERNGFPSVGARGCFLSHLGVLEEAMRLNLKNILIMEDDIQFSRHIPQYGRQAIESLEGMEWDIVYFGHPFEGNSSLPAWEVVDRPIHLSHFYAVNGKCFGKLRDFLFQVLERPPGHPDGGPMHYDAALNTLIQKNKEILAYYFTWNLGYQRPSRTDLHEPSIFDRVPLLRSVMVMLRRLKAKNLRRTR, translated from the coding sequence ATGAACGTGATCGACTATTTTGATCGAGCAAGAATCATCAATATCTCGTCAAGAAAGGATCGCCGTTTAGAAACAGTAGAAGAATTCGCTCGTAACGGCTTTCAAATTGATGATGAAAAAATAGGCTTTTTTGAGGCTGTTACGCCCAGTGAGAGAAATGGCTTCCCGAGCGTCGGGGCCAGAGGCTGCTTTTTGAGTCATCTGGGGGTGCTGGAAGAGGCAATGCGCCTGAATTTGAAAAATATCTTGATCATGGAGGACGACATACAGTTTTCCAGACACATTCCTCAATATGGGAGACAGGCCATCGAGTCTCTGGAAGGTATGGAGTGGGACATCGTCTATTTTGGGCATCCGTTTGAAGGGAACTCAAGCTTGCCTGCTTGGGAAGTGGTCGACCGGCCAATACATTTGTCCCATTTCTATGCTGTAAACGGGAAATGCTTTGGGAAATTGAGGGATTTTTTATTCCAGGTTCTGGAGCGGCCACCGGGACATCCTGACGGAGGTCCGATGCATTATGACGCTGCTCTCAATACGCTTATTCAAAAGAACAAAGAGATTCTAGCTTACTATTTTACCTGGAATCTTGGCTATCAAAGGCCTTCGCGGACGGACCTGCATGAACCTTCCATCTTTGACAGGGTGCCTCTCCTGCGGTCGGTAATGGTTATGCTTAGGAGGTTAAAAGCAAAAAACCTGAGAAGAACTCGATAG
- a CDS encoding oligosaccharide flippase family protein: MPSIELSSPQSLRKRVIWAGALNIGCMLASHAMRLGGNLVITRLLVPEMFGVMAIVTTVSVLLLLLSDVGLRQNIIQSPRGDDPLFLNTMWTVQIVRGFVLFLLMQLLALCAWFAQHLQLWPAHTTYAAAELPLALALTGFFAIIYGFQSTKVDVAIRTFQQKKVVLAELITQLAGLVVMLVAGYFTRSIWSLVAASLLATLVYTVLSHLMFQGPNNRPQWDPAALREMLDYGRWILLSSAVGVLAMQGDRIWFGGSMSVMELGVYSIAVSILGTIQLSLQRLAGAVALPALSEAARSGDKERLRNLYYRFRLLFDLVSLFACGFLLTASPLIIGWLYDARYAGAGGIMAILSLSLFTLRFTLAHQIWLALGLTKYLAMDNIIRVISLFILLPLLLAIGGVTYAIWGVALHTYLTLFLIYKVSRQLGLFDLRRELAVLPALALGALFGALLVRLFA; this comes from the coding sequence ATGCCTTCGATCGAGTTGTCGTCACCGCAGAGCCTTCGCAAGCGGGTCATCTGGGCTGGGGCGTTGAATATCGGGTGTATGCTGGCTTCCCACGCCATGCGACTGGGCGGCAACCTGGTGATCACCCGCCTGCTGGTGCCGGAAATGTTCGGCGTGATGGCCATCGTCACCACCGTTTCGGTGCTACTGCTACTGCTTTCTGATGTTGGCCTGCGGCAGAACATTATCCAAAGCCCACGAGGCGACGACCCGCTGTTTCTCAATACCATGTGGACAGTGCAGATCGTCCGCGGTTTTGTGCTGTTTCTCCTGATGCAGCTGCTGGCCCTCTGTGCCTGGTTCGCGCAGCACCTTCAACTGTGGCCGGCGCACACCACCTATGCCGCTGCAGAGCTGCCGCTGGCGTTGGCACTAACCGGCTTTTTCGCGATTATTTACGGCTTCCAGTCGACCAAGGTCGATGTGGCCATCCGTACGTTTCAGCAGAAGAAGGTGGTGCTCGCGGAACTGATCACGCAGCTCGCCGGCCTGGTGGTGATGCTGGTGGCCGGCTACTTCACCCGCTCTATCTGGTCGCTGGTGGCGGCGAGCCTATTGGCCACCTTGGTCTACACTGTCCTCAGTCACCTGATGTTCCAGGGCCCGAACAACCGCCCGCAGTGGGACCCGGCGGCGCTCCGCGAGATGCTCGACTACGGCCGTTGGATACTGTTGTCGTCCGCGGTGGGGGTCCTGGCCATGCAGGGTGACCGGATCTGGTTCGGCGGCAGCATGTCGGTCATGGAACTGGGGGTTTATTCCATCGCCGTGAGCATCCTTGGAACCATCCAGTTGAGCCTGCAGCGGCTGGCCGGGGCGGTCGCTCTGCCGGCCCTCAGTGAAGCGGCGAGAAGTGGCGACAAGGAGCGGTTGCGCAACCTGTACTATCGCTTCAGGCTGTTGTTCGACCTAGTCTCGCTGTTCGCCTGCGGCTTCTTGCTGACCGCCAGCCCACTGATCATCGGCTGGTTATACGACGCACGTTATGCCGGCGCCGGCGGCATTATGGCTATCCTCTCGCTGTCCCTCTTTACCTTGCGCTTCACTCTGGCGCACCAGATCTGGCTGGCCCTCGGGCTGACCAAGTACCTGGCCATGGATAACATCATCCGGGTCATTTCACTGTTCATCCTGCTGCCGTTGCTTTTGGCCATCGGTGGGGTGACCTATGCGATCTGGGGTGTCGCCCTGCATACCTACTTGACGCTTTTCCTGATTTACAAAGTCAGTCGCCAACTGGGTCTTTTTGACCTGAGGCGCGAGCTTGCAGTGCTACCTGCTCTGGCGCTCGGAGCCTTGTTCGGGGCGTTGCTCGTCAGGCTCTTTGCCTGA
- a CDS encoding IS5 family transposase, whose translation MSQMSFSDFEFAGKRKQTRYERFLAEMDQVVLWSGLLTLIEPYYPKAGGGRKPYPLETMLRIHLLQSWFSLSDPAMEGALYEITPMRQFAHLTLSAPIPEDTMIMNFRHLLEKHKLALAILAVINGYLQEKGLSQRQGTIVDATIIHAPSLTKNEDGKRDPEMHQTKKGNQYFFGVKAHIGADVESGLVHHVHGTAANVADVTHVAQLLHGDGNTVYADAGHTSVEKCEEHENREVIWQLTARRSTYSRLNKRSLFYKAKRKIEYCKAQTRARVEHPFRVIKRQFGYVKVRFRGLMKNTAQLTTLFALSTLWIVRKQLMGMGELRM comes from the coding sequence ATGAGCCAGATGAGCTTTTCCGATTTCGAATTCGCCGGCAAGCGTAAGCAAACACGCTACGAACGATTCCTTGCCGAGATGGATCAGGTCGTGCTCTGGAGCGGCTTGCTGACGTTGATTGAGCCGTATTACCCAAAGGCTGGCGGTGGCCGCAAACCGTATCCGTTGGAAACCATGCTGCGTATTCACCTGTTGCAGAGCTGGTTCTCGCTGAGTGACCCGGCAATGGAGGGAGCACTGTATGAAATCACTCCCATGCGCCAGTTCGCCCATCTGACCTTGAGCGCGCCGATTCCTGAAGACACCATGATCATGAATTTCCGGCATTTGCTGGAAAAGCATAAGTTGGCGCTGGCGATCCTCGCGGTCATCAATGGTTATTTGCAGGAAAAAGGCCTTTCCCAGCGTCAAGGCACCATCGTCGATGCCACGATTATCCATGCGCCCAGCTTGACCAAGAACGAAGACGGCAAGCGTGATCCTGAAATGCATCAAACGAAGAAAGGTAATCAATATTTCTTCGGAGTGAAGGCGCATATCGGCGCTGATGTGGAATCGGGGCTGGTTCATCACGTTCACGGCACGGCGGCGAATGTGGCCGACGTCACCCACGTTGCGCAGCTGCTGCACGGCGATGGAAACACGGTGTATGCCGACGCGGGGCACACCAGTGTCGAGAAATGTGAGGAGCATGAAAATCGTGAGGTGATCTGGCAGCTCACCGCGCGGCGCAGCACCTATTCCAGGCTCAATAAACGCAGCCTGTTCTACAAGGCCAAGCGCAAAATCGAGTATTGCAAAGCCCAGACGCGGGCCAGGGTTGAGCATCCTTTTCGAGTGATCAAGCGCCAGTTCGGTTATGTGAAAGTGCGCTTTCGTGGACTGATGAAAAACACCGCTCAGCTGACCACGCTGTTCGCCCTGTCAACCCTGTGGATAGTTCGAAAACAGCTGATGGGTATGGGCGAGTTGCGCATGTAA
- a CDS encoding glycosyltransferase family 2 protein — protein sequence MISAPLDVLVVNYNTATLLQPMFNALRESNSADRTRYLVVDNASVDNSLECLATVCPEALLLANENNVGFGRANNQLVEHLQGEYALLLNTDAFVAADTLNKTLDYMAAHPDCGVLGVRLVGREGDLQPSCRYFPTPLNVFLSRTGLERFFPVVKRVDDMDWDHASVRECDWVPGCYYLIRREVIDQVGLFDPRYFLYYEEVDHCKRVKQAGWKVVYYPHTTVVHIGGESAKSVVELNVVSRQIPRLQIESELLYFRKHHGLLGLASHMLLVSLGDLILALKALLKGRGRAAIGACWQHARDTWALLRDTHFASRPTR from the coding sequence ATGATTAGTGCTCCTCTTGATGTGCTGGTAGTTAACTACAATACAGCGACTCTGCTGCAGCCCATGTTTAACGCGTTGCGCGAGTCAAATAGTGCGGATCGAACGCGCTACTTAGTGGTGGACAATGCCTCTGTCGATAACTCGCTAGAGTGCCTGGCAACGGTTTGCCCAGAGGCATTGCTGCTGGCCAATGAAAATAATGTTGGCTTTGGTCGTGCCAACAATCAATTGGTTGAGCACCTGCAGGGCGAGTACGCGTTGCTCCTCAATACCGATGCATTCGTTGCTGCTGATACCCTGAACAAGACCCTCGATTACATGGCGGCTCACCCTGATTGCGGAGTCCTTGGCGTTCGGCTGGTTGGGCGAGAGGGTGATTTGCAGCCCTCCTGTCGCTATTTTCCGACGCCGTTGAATGTCTTCCTCTCGCGTACAGGGCTTGAGCGCTTTTTCCCTGTGGTGAAGAGGGTCGACGACATGGACTGGGATCATGCCTCGGTCCGTGAGTGCGACTGGGTGCCCGGCTGCTATTACTTGATCCGCCGTGAAGTCATCGATCAGGTTGGTTTGTTCGACCCGCGCTACTTTCTTTACTACGAGGAGGTCGATCACTGCAAACGCGTTAAACAGGCCGGTTGGAAGGTGGTTTATTACCCGCATACCACGGTGGTGCATATCGGCGGTGAAAGTGCCAAATCGGTTGTCGAGCTCAATGTGGTCAGTCGACAGATACCCAGGTTACAAATCGAAAGCGAGCTTTTGTACTTTCGCAAGCACCACGGTCTACTGGGTTTGGCCTCTCATATGTTACTGGTGAGCCTGGGTGATCTGATTCTGGCGCTCAAGGCTCTATTGAAAGGCCGCGGCCGGGCCGCCATAGGGGCATGTTGGCAGCATGCTCGTGATACTTGGGCGTTGCTGCGCGATACCCACTTTGCTAGCCGACCAACACGGTAG
- a CDS encoding serine O-acetyltransferase yields MFENIRADLRAYAGDWAAQGFWVMLVYRFGRWRYGVRPAFLRKLFSFIYKVLFKLVQIVTGIELPCEVVIGRNFVIDHFGGIVISGYAQFGDDCRIRNGVVVGLKNVDEPIAPVMGNNVDIGAGAKVLGNIRIGNNVVIGANAVVLTDVPDDSVAVGVPATIKKRQRAEARECL; encoded by the coding sequence ATGTTCGAAAATATACGTGCGGACTTGCGTGCATACGCTGGTGATTGGGCTGCTCAGGGGTTCTGGGTGATGCTGGTTTATCGCTTTGGGCGCTGGCGCTACGGAGTGCGCCCGGCATTCTTGCGTAAGTTGTTCTCCTTTATATACAAAGTGCTCTTCAAATTGGTGCAGATCGTGACGGGTATCGAGCTGCCGTGTGAGGTGGTGATTGGGCGCAACTTCGTCATCGATCATTTCGGCGGAATCGTGATCAGTGGTTATGCTCAGTTCGGCGATGATTGCCGTATCCGCAATGGCGTGGTCGTGGGGCTCAAGAATGTGGATGAGCCGATTGCCCCGGTGATGGGTAACAACGTTGATATCGGTGCCGGGGCCAAGGTGCTGGGCAATATCCGCATTGGTAACAACGTCGTGATTGGTGCCAATGCCGTGGTGCTGACAGATGTACCGGACGACTCGGTGGCAGTGGGCGTGCCTGCGACTATCAAGAAAAGGCAGCGCGCAGAAGCAAGGGAATGCTTATGA
- a CDS encoding glycosyltransferase family 2 protein, whose protein sequence is MATGIGVVVIGRNEGLRLERCLASLGGAAQKVIYVDSGSTDGSVQMARRLGVEVVELDMSIPFTAARARNEGFACVQRLLPAMCYVQFVDGDCEVVGGWLPRAQAFLDAQPEVAVVCGRRRERFPQRSIYNLLCDLEWDTPIGEAKACGGDALIRAEAFAAVSGFRADLIAGEEPELCVRLRANGWKVWRLADEMTLHDAAMTRFGQWWRRTLRGGYAFAEGAFLHGAAPEQHWQRESRRAWLWGLGVPLATMIASLVLGWFGLLLLLVYPLQVVRLARRGDRSARENWLQAFFLVLSKFPEMLGQVKFLLHRLGAGKTALIEYK, encoded by the coding sequence ATGGCTACTGGTATCGGTGTCGTTGTTATCGGTCGCAATGAAGGCCTGCGGCTTGAGCGTTGCCTGGCTTCGCTGGGCGGTGCGGCGCAGAAGGTTATTTATGTCGACTCTGGATCAACGGATGGTTCAGTCCAGATGGCACGGCGGCTTGGGGTCGAGGTGGTTGAGTTGGATATGTCGATTCCCTTTACGGCTGCACGTGCGCGCAATGAAGGATTTGCCTGCGTGCAACGTTTATTGCCGGCGATGTGTTATGTACAGTTTGTCGATGGTGATTGCGAGGTTGTCGGTGGCTGGCTACCCCGGGCGCAGGCCTTTCTTGATGCTCAGCCTGAGGTTGCGGTGGTCTGTGGACGGCGCCGTGAACGTTTTCCACAGCGTTCGATTTACAACTTGTTGTGTGATCTTGAATGGGATACCCCGATAGGTGAGGCCAAGGCGTGTGGTGGCGATGCGCTGATACGGGCTGAAGCGTTCGCCGCAGTGTCTGGTTTTCGAGCGGATCTTATTGCCGGGGAAGAGCCTGAGTTGTGTGTACGTCTGCGTGCGAATGGATGGAAAGTCTGGCGCCTGGCTGACGAAATGACCTTGCACGATGCGGCCATGACCCGCTTCGGCCAATGGTGGCGGCGTACCCTGCGTGGTGGCTATGCCTTTGCCGAGGGCGCATTTTTGCATGGGGCCGCACCGGAGCAACATTGGCAGCGTGAGTCGCGCCGGGCCTGGCTTTGGGGCTTGGGTGTCCCGCTGGCGACTATGATCGCGAGTTTGGTGTTGGGATGGTTTGGGCTGCTTCTGCTGCTGGTCTATCCACTGCAGGTGGTGCGCTTGGCTCGCCGGGGCGATAGATCAGCGCGCGAAAACTGGCTGCAGGCCTTCTTTCTGGTGCTGAGCAAATTTCCCGAGATGCTCGGGCAAGTCAAGTTTCTGTTGCACAGATTGGGCGCCGGCAAGACGGCGTTGATCGAATACAAGTGA
- a CDS encoding DUF535 family protein encodes MNDWLILKSVFSLHAGYSFRALKNKLVLLILVGKNWSELKLFLWRMSNALGKTGFEKLGGDCVGVVHWPYISRCWRPQDRLGVLASHYEVVTKSCPQLLLLGRNDSLMLSDLSGCSVGCSLVLDRPVWFMREGELVLNLFQGDLRIASIAFTLCRTEVELCIFIGAVQGIHKGVESDRSLDIYRALTKDFEGLRPRSLLIEAIKYIASSVGVEKIYAIGDGYRHHRHPYFGAEKAQDLAADYDAIWLEHGAIPSEREDFFEIPMVLSKKSLDCIPSKKRAMYRRRYELLDDIFSRIDSVLMGRCATNTSAHQVDI; translated from the coding sequence ATGAATGATTGGCTGATACTAAAAAGCGTGTTTTCTTTACATGCAGGGTATTCCTTCAGGGCGTTGAAAAATAAGCTTGTATTACTGATTTTAGTTGGAAAAAACTGGTCCGAGCTAAAGTTGTTTTTGTGGCGTATGTCGAATGCCCTGGGCAAGACCGGTTTTGAGAAGTTGGGAGGTGATTGTGTCGGTGTTGTTCATTGGCCGTACATCAGTCGATGCTGGAGACCTCAGGATAGACTTGGTGTCTTGGCCTCGCATTACGAAGTCGTCACAAAAAGCTGTCCGCAGCTATTACTTCTGGGACGAAATGACAGCTTGATGTTGAGTGACTTGTCGGGGTGCTCTGTTGGTTGTTCCTTGGTTCTGGATCGTCCGGTATGGTTTATGCGTGAAGGGGAGTTAGTGCTGAATTTGTTTCAGGGTGATTTGCGTATTGCATCAATAGCGTTCACCTTGTGTCGCACGGAAGTTGAGTTATGTATTTTTATCGGTGCCGTTCAAGGGATACACAAAGGCGTAGAGAGTGATAGGTCTTTGGACATTTATAGAGCACTGACAAAAGATTTCGAAGGCCTTCGCCCAAGAAGTCTTCTGATCGAAGCTATTAAGTATATTGCAAGCAGTGTTGGTGTTGAAAAGATTTATGCGATAGGGGATGGATATCGTCATCATCGTCATCCATATTTTGGGGCTGAAAAAGCTCAAGACCTGGCGGCTGATTATGATGCCATATGGTTGGAACATGGAGCGATTCCGTCAGAGCGCGAAGACTTTTTTGAAATCCCCATGGTATTGTCCAAAAAATCGCTTGATTGTATTCCTTCAAAAAAACGTGCCATGTACCGCAGACGTTATGAGCTTCTAGATGATATTTTTTCAAGGATAGATAGTGTGTTAATGGGCCGTTGTGCAACTAACACAAGCGCTCATCAGGTCGATATTTGA